The Sorangiineae bacterium MSr11367 genome window below encodes:
- a CDS encoding TonB-dependent receptor plug domain-containing protein → MLSFRTLAAFLSTAGFFSNNAHAQAPAARTPPPKMQEVAVRGEGSATRLRHSAEAVSVIDTKRAHRESADLGEVMARQQGIVVRREGGLGSTAQFSLNGFQGEQVRFFIDGVPAGYTGLPPGIADIPIAFVERVEVYRGVVPGRFGADALGGAVNLVTETRPGTRTAASYQVGSFGTYRATATGQYYDPASGLFARANGFYDRAKNDYPVDVQVAEEGRSVPATVHRFHDAYRAYGAGLEAGVLDRSWAKRLSLRIYGMDAAKDLQSNFIMFIPYGEVRSAESALGAIVRYQSPAMDVGSTKVVLSTTSGYNHRAIDFVDRSPWFYDWFGHRVGLSGPGRGETGRPATDQTIGQHTVFERLGIDWILSPAATVRAFAAPTWVSRSGEQKLPLAPGALDPLSGTRSLFTWINGLEAEVNLFDRRLQNIAFVKNYHIHTSSEELVDRFVTHEYTDLSFGAGDAARFRIAHGLFAKASYEHATRLPGPVELFGDGVLIEQNRRLVPETSDNINAGFLVETAPTPAGTLRAEANGFLRYADHLITPIQNDIAYDFQNVYAARSVGIEGSAGYRSPRDYVSLDGSFTYQDFRNTSKEGAFQRTEGDRIPNVPWAYGSVTARIRMPDVLTPRDEISLGWTTRYVHSFYRAWEGQGDKSSKDHIESQLLHSAALTYLVRVPSTFTASLEAYNLTDAHAYDNFGVQKPGRAFFFKGTFEHDWGNSP, encoded by the coding sequence GTGCTTTCCTTTCGTACGCTCGCCGCATTCCTCTCGACCGCGGGCTTTTTCTCGAACAACGCACACGCTCAGGCGCCCGCGGCGCGCACTCCGCCGCCGAAAATGCAGGAGGTCGCCGTTCGCGGCGAGGGATCGGCGACGCGCCTTCGGCATTCGGCCGAGGCCGTGAGCGTCATCGACACCAAGCGTGCGCACCGAGAAAGCGCCGACTTGGGCGAGGTGATGGCGCGCCAGCAAGGCATTGTCGTGCGACGCGAGGGTGGACTCGGCTCCACGGCGCAATTCTCCCTCAACGGCTTTCAAGGCGAGCAGGTTCGCTTCTTCATCGATGGCGTTCCCGCGGGCTATACGGGGCTTCCCCCCGGCATTGCCGACATCCCCATTGCGTTCGTCGAAAGGGTGGAAGTCTATCGCGGCGTGGTCCCCGGCCGATTCGGCGCCGACGCCCTGGGCGGTGCCGTGAACCTGGTCACCGAGACCCGGCCGGGCACACGCACCGCAGCGTCGTACCAAGTTGGCTCCTTCGGCACGTACCGCGCAACGGCCACCGGGCAATACTATGATCCGGCCTCGGGCCTGTTCGCGCGCGCCAATGGCTTCTACGACCGCGCCAAGAACGACTACCCCGTCGACGTCCAGGTCGCCGAGGAAGGGCGAAGCGTCCCGGCCACCGTGCATCGTTTCCACGACGCGTACCGCGCGTACGGTGCGGGGTTGGAGGCCGGCGTCCTCGACCGGTCCTGGGCCAAGCGGCTGTCGCTGCGCATCTACGGAATGGACGCCGCCAAGGATCTCCAAAGCAACTTCATCATGTTCATACCGTACGGCGAAGTTCGTTCTGCGGAGAGCGCGCTGGGAGCGATCGTGCGCTATCAATCGCCGGCGATGGACGTCGGTTCCACGAAGGTCGTGCTTTCGACGACAAGCGGATACAACCACCGTGCGATTGACTTCGTCGATCGCTCCCCATGGTTTTACGACTGGTTCGGCCACCGGGTCGGGTTGTCCGGCCCGGGCCGCGGTGAAACGGGGCGCCCGGCCACGGACCAGACCATCGGCCAACATACCGTGTTCGAGCGACTGGGCATCGATTGGATTCTCTCGCCCGCCGCCACGGTGCGCGCGTTTGCGGCCCCCACGTGGGTCTCGCGCTCCGGTGAACAGAAGCTTCCGCTCGCGCCCGGAGCCCTCGATCCGCTTTCCGGCACGCGCAGTCTCTTCACCTGGATCAACGGCCTCGAGGCCGAGGTCAACCTCTTCGATCGAAGGCTCCAGAACATTGCCTTCGTCAAGAATTACCATATCCACACTAGCTCCGAAGAATTGGTCGACCGGTTCGTGACCCACGAATACACGGATCTCAGCTTCGGCGCCGGCGACGCTGCCCGCTTTCGCATCGCCCATGGCCTCTTCGCCAAAGCGTCGTACGAACACGCCACCCGTTTGCCCGGCCCCGTCGAGCTCTTTGGAGACGGCGTTCTCATCGAGCAAAACCGGAGGCTCGTACCGGAAACCAGCGACAACATCAATGCGGGCTTCCTCGTGGAAACGGCTCCAACGCCGGCCGGGACCCTGCGCGCCGAGGCCAATGGCTTTTTGCGCTACGCGGATCATCTCATCACGCCCATTCAAAACGACATCGCTTACGATTTTCAGAACGTCTACGCCGCTCGCTCCGTCGGCATCGAGGGCTCCGCAGGATACCGCTCGCCGCGCGACTACGTTTCCCTCGACGGAAGCTTCACCTACCAAGACTTCCGCAACACCTCCAAAGAGGGGGCCTTTCAACGAACCGAGGGCGATCGCATTCCCAACGTGCCTTGGGCCTATGGAAGCGTGACCGCGCGGATTCGCATGCCCGACGTCCTCACGCCCCGCGACGAGATATCGCTCGGCTGGACCACCCGTTACGTGCACAGCTTCTATCGCGCGTGGGAAGGGCAGGGCGACAAGTCCTCGAAGGACCACATCGAATCGCAACTCCTCCACTCCGCAGCGCTCACCTACCTCGTTCGGGTGCCCTCCACGTTCACCGCAAGTCTCGAGGCTTACAACCTGACCGACGCACACGCGTACGACAATTTCGGTGTCCAGAAGCCCGGCCGCGCGTTCTTCTTCAAGGGCACGTTCGAGCACGATTGGGGCAATTCACCATGA
- a CDS encoding PepSY domain-containing protein, whose product MKLSKHAFMAIWDVHAWLGVWAGLVLHVMCFTGAFCVFYEELGMWQDPALHAPHGDVRPLTELVRPMLDSGQLGRKRIDVYLPDEERSTVDVRYVPAAGGVRRMTHVNPRTGEVIPDRSRLASILLYVHFLYHDRWFPQGIFIAGVFGVAMGLGLVTGVVIHFRKIFRELHQFRAHKRSGIVWADAHKILAVFGLPFQSMAAFTGAMICFGPLLLKLFAGPVFHSDAKAADRALYGDLSGPAASSQRAAPIDLDQLVAKATDALPGLSPDVLRFVNYGDAEGTVGVFGKRADSPLGTSMVRLRLRDGAVVRVETPGANGPAQNIEQWIRSLHFVRYGGWTVRILYALCALAACLTILTGNWVWLLRRETREARASNRVLSRMTVAAGGGVCLATAVLFWANRCIPMHLPWRMTAESVAFFGTWGLALLGCLLASNARKSWVVLLVVSGALFASVPVFDVRHHLGGIDVALFVLGVGLLGAARLVHTVRASWST is encoded by the coding sequence ATGAAGCTGTCGAAACACGCGTTCATGGCCATTTGGGACGTGCACGCCTGGCTCGGCGTGTGGGCGGGGCTGGTGCTTCACGTCATGTGCTTCACCGGCGCATTCTGCGTCTTCTACGAGGAGCTCGGGATGTGGCAAGATCCCGCGCTCCACGCTCCCCACGGAGACGTGCGCCCGCTCACGGAGCTCGTTCGCCCGATGTTGGATAGTGGCCAATTGGGCCGCAAACGCATCGACGTGTATTTGCCCGACGAAGAGCGCAGTACCGTGGACGTTCGCTACGTACCGGCCGCGGGCGGCGTTCGTCGGATGACCCACGTGAACCCGCGCACCGGCGAGGTGATTCCCGATCGCTCACGCCTGGCGTCGATCCTCTTGTACGTCCATTTCCTCTACCACGACCGCTGGTTTCCCCAGGGCATCTTCATCGCGGGTGTCTTTGGCGTCGCCATGGGCCTTGGCCTGGTCACCGGCGTGGTGATTCACTTTCGAAAGATCTTCCGCGAGCTTCATCAGTTCCGCGCGCACAAGCGATCCGGCATCGTCTGGGCCGACGCCCACAAGATCCTTGCCGTCTTCGGCCTGCCGTTTCAATCGATGGCCGCCTTCACCGGGGCCATGATCTGCTTTGGCCCCTTGCTGCTGAAGCTCTTTGCCGGGCCAGTATTCCATAGCGATGCGAAGGCCGCCGATCGGGCCCTGTATGGAGATCTCTCCGGCCCTGCCGCGAGCAGCCAGCGCGCTGCACCCATCGACTTGGATCAACTGGTTGCCAAGGCAACCGATGCGCTGCCCGGCCTTTCCCCCGACGTCCTTCGATTCGTGAATTACGGCGATGCCGAGGGGACCGTTGGCGTCTTCGGCAAGCGCGCGGACTCGCCGCTGGGAACCTCCATGGTCCGCCTTCGTCTGCGCGACGGTGCCGTGGTTCGCGTGGAGACGCCGGGGGCGAACGGTCCGGCGCAGAACATCGAACAATGGATTCGAAGCCTTCACTTCGTCCGGTACGGCGGGTGGACCGTGAGAATCTTGTACGCGCTCTGCGCGCTTGCCGCGTGCCTGACGATCCTCACCGGCAACTGGGTTTGGCTCTTGCGCCGCGAAACCCGAGAGGCGCGCGCGTCCAATCGCGTTTTGTCTCGAATGACGGTGGCCGCAGGTGGCGGCGTTTGCCTGGCGACCGCCGTGCTCTTTTGGGCCAATCGCTGCATTCCGATGCACCTTCCCTGGCGGATGACCGCAGAATCGGTCGCCTTCTTCGGCACGTGGGGCCTTGCGCTCCTCGGTTGCCTTCTTGCGTCGAATGCTCGCAAATCGTGGGTCGTGTTGCTCGTGGTTTCCGGTGCGCTCTTCGCGTCGGTGCCCGTGTTCGACGTGCGTCATCACCTCGGAGGCATCGACGTGGCGCTCTTCGTCCTTGGCGTCGGGCTCCTCGGGGCTGCGCGCCTCGTTCATACGGTGAGGGCATCATGGTCGACTTGA